From Paraburkholderia sprentiae WSM5005:
GGCACCGCCGACGCAAACAGCGCCAGCGCGCCGCCCGCGCGTGCGCGCAGGAAGGCTGACGCCAGCATGATGAGGAAACGGCGAGCGGATGGCATCATCGGGGTCCGTTACGTCGGTGTCTGCGGTACTGTTTATCGTAGACGGTCCGATTCGTCGAGGGGTTCACCGACGAAGGCCGACACACGGCGCATTTCCCCAATCGCGGCGCGCGGCTTTCAAAAAGACGCGCATCGCGTTGTTTTTTGCGGACCGCCGCGCTTGCCTCAATTCGCAAACGTCGCCAGCTTGAACGTGCACGCAGTCGCCCCCGGCATCAGAAGCCCCTGCTCCACGCCAACGGGCACCTGACTATTGCCCGGCCCGTACAGCCAGTAGGTGAAGTAAAGCGCTCCCGCATGGCCGACCGCCAGTCGTTCCAACGCCTGGAACGGCCCCGAATTGATCTTACCCAGCTGCGGCACGAGGTTGATATCGGTCGAGCCGCCGAGCGTGTGCGGAATGGCGTGCCCCCGGTGATAGGTCCCGCCGTTGGCGAGCGGATGTCCGCGCATCCGCGTCGCGATTTCCTTGCGCGGCACCGCACTCTTTCCCTGACTGATTCCCCACGCTGCAATGAGGCGCTCGGTCGTCATATCGAACAGGTATGAAAACTGGCCGACGGAAGTTTCGAGCAATTCGCACGATGCCACGCGCCGAACATAATCATCAGCCCACAGGGCGACCAGCAGCGGGGCCACCTCGTCGCTAAACGCAGCCGTCGCATGCGCGTGCGACAGGCGCGGCAAAATGCGGTTGAGTTCTGCGTAATCCGTCATGCGTCACCTCGACAGCGTGTGTCGCGCGGTTCGCTTCGTCCTTGCTATCCGCCCGCTCTCGCGACCGCCTCCTGCAAGCGCCGCCGCACCTTGCCGACATCGACGCCGCCAGGTCCCGGCGTGTCGATGATCGGCATATAGCGCGCAGGCGTATGCAGCAAATAGGCCTGCATCTCATCGATCACGATCCGGTCGCTCGGGTCGTAGCCGAGATTCTCCAGTTGCCGGGTCAACTCCGCGCGTTCCTCGAAGCTCAATACCTGCCACCAGAACGCACGGCACACATGTGCGTAGGCGCCGTCCGAAAAGTACTGCCAATGGCCCAATTCGTGACTGAGGATCGCGGCCCTGACGGTGGCGTCGATCGTCTCGCCGCCTCGCGCGCGACCCAGCCCGGGAATGGTGATCAGAAAATCGTGTGCGTTCGCCGCTTTCCAGGTTCCCTGCTCCTCGCGAATCAAACGCCATCGCACGAGAATCGTCTGCAACGTGCGCTCGCCCTGGTTCAGCACCACGCCCTGCTCACGCGCGAGTTCGAAAAAATGCGTCAACTCCTCCGTGCTGAAGTTGTTGCCCGCCGTCAGCCCGGCGGGGTCGGTGCCAAAGCGCCGCGCGTGAGCCGCGATCGCCGCCGCCGACACCACGCGGTCGCGCGGCATATCGCGGCGTTCGAGCAATGCCACCACGCGCGTGAACATCGCGCCCTGTTGCTCGAGGCTGGCCGCCTGCATCACATGGAGGCCGGGTTGGTCCGTCACGGTGAACAGTTGGAGGCGCGCGTCGGGGGCCAACGCGGCGGCGAGCCGGGCAAGCGGCAAACGCACCGCTCCGGTGTCGTCGTCGACGGCCGCGGGTCTGTCGGCGGCGTTGTTCGAGTCCTGCGGACCCGCGGCGAGCGCGATCGTGGTGACGCACGCGAACAGCAGCGCCACACCCGTCGCCACGTCGCAATACACGCGATAACGTGTCATCGGCGGCAACCTTGAAAGCGCCTAATCCGTGACCGTGACGATCGTCACCCGACGGTTCTCGGGCGCCGTCGGATTGCGCTTGTTCAACGGATCGGAAGAACCTTTGCCGAGCGACGAAAGCCGCTCCGCCGCGATGCCGTCCTTCCGCGTCAGATATTCGACCACCGCGGCCGCACGGTCTTCGGAGAGCTTCATGTTGGCATCGGGCGACCCGCGAGGATCGGCATGCCCTTCGACGCGAAACCGGTACGCCGCGAGTTTCTCCGACTGCAATGCACCGGCGACCTTGTCGAGCGCGGCCTTCGCGCTGTCGGTGAGCATTGCCGAATTGGTCGCGAACGTGATCAGTATTTGTGCGGCGGGTTTTCTCGCGGGCGCGGGGCGCGGCGCGGCGGACGGCGGCTTGTTCGACAGCACGAAGCCGCGCGTCACGACGTTCTCGCCCGACTCGCTCGACAGGTCGGGCTCGAGCGCGCGCGTCACCGACTGCTCGTTGATGTCCTGCTCGTTCAGGACCGGTTCGGCTGCGCGCGAGGCCGTGCACAGCAATGCGAGCAAGCACAGCGTGGCGGACAGAACGCCGCCCGGAATGCGTCGTGCGGAAGACGGAGGGGTCAGGCGTGACATACGGCGATCTCCGCAGAATGGAGTTGCGGTGAGGCCGCCAGCGCCCCTTTGCGGACCGTCGGCGAACACCGGCGCGAACCGGCGTATGACAGCCTCATCCTTTAAAGACGAATGATGAGAAGTCAATTTGAAACGCTTACCCTTACCCGCGGCGGCGACGTCAGTGATGCCGTTGCTGTGCGCCCGGGTTCGAAATGACGTCGATCACCGAATCCCACTCTTGGGTGCCGACGTCGAGCAGACTCGCGAACTGCAAGCCGGTCGTCGTGCCCGCGGAAACTCTCGCCGAAGCCGGCACGGCCGGCGATCCGTCGCTCCACCAGACCGCGTGTCCCATGGCGACGGTCTGTTCGAGCAAAGTGGCGAATCCGCCGTCGGCCGCATCAGGGATGGCGAGCCGCCACGGCGTCGATGCGCGATCCCCATTGAACAGGCTCTCGGCTCGCAACGCCGCGTCGAAAGCATCGAGGGCGAATTCCTGCGTCAGTGTCGACAATGCGAGCGCCACCAAGCGGTCATACCATCCTTGCGCATCGGCCAGTCGCCGTGCGAGTTCGGCGCCATCGATCGCCTCAGCGATCGTGAACGGAAAATAACGCCCCACACGGTCCACGCCCGGCGTCAGAACGCCCGCCCACGCGCTCGTGCCATACAGACCCGCGCCCAGCACGAAACACCACACCGGGGCATTCAGATACAGTTCCAGCCACTGCGCGCCAAAGCGCTGCCGCGCCAGTAACATGCCTTCCTGCAAGCGCTCGTCCCAACGCGTGACGAACTCGATTGGCAAGCGCCGTCCCACGAAGTCGCCATGCGTGCGCACCTTGCCGAAGAAGCCGGGCCCGGATGTCGGCTCCTGCGCAAGCTCGCCACTCATAGCCGATCCGGACAGCGAAACTGTTCGAGCATGGCACGGCGAAACGGATTCACGATGCTGCTGGCTGCCAGTTCGAACTCCGCGCGCCGGCCATCCGAGTCGAAGCTCAGGCGAAAGCGGTCGGGTTGCGCGGTGGGTTGCAGACGCGCATCGTCGATCAGATGCAGCAGTGCCCACGGTCCGTCGGCGCGCGCCGCCGGTGCGCTGCCCGCCGGCGTGAACTCGACGTGCGCCTGGCCGGTGCCCTTGCCGCTCGGCCACTGGAACACCATCGATTGCGGCGCGTCGGGTTTGACGACCATTTGCTGCCCATCGATGTCGAGCGTGAACTGGGTAATCGATGGATCGATGGTGAGCGGCTTCACCGTGA
This genomic window contains:
- a CDS encoding DNA/RNA non-specific endonuclease gives rise to the protein MTDYAELNRILPRLSHAHATAAFSDEVAPLLVALWADDYVRRVASCELLETSVGQFSYLFDMTTERLIAAWGISQGKSAVPRKEIATRMRGHPLANGGTYHRGHAIPHTLGGSTDINLVPQLGKINSGPFQALERLAVGHAGALYFTYWLYGPGNSQVPVGVEQGLLMPGATACTFKLATFAN
- a CDS encoding OmpA family protein; protein product: MSRLTPPSSARRIPGGVLSATLCLLALLCTASRAAEPVLNEQDINEQSVTRALEPDLSSESGENVVTRGFVLSNKPPSAAPRPAPARKPAAQILITFATNSAMLTDSAKAALDKVAGALQSEKLAAYRFRVEGHADPRGSPDANMKLSEDRAAAVVEYLTRKDGIAAERLSSLGKGSSDPLNKRNPTAPENRRVTIVTVTD
- the tagF gene encoding type VI secretion system-associated protein TagF; this translates as MSGELAQEPTSGPGFFGKVRTHGDFVGRRLPIEFVTRWDERLQEGMLLARQRFGAQWLELYLNAPVWCFVLGAGLYGTSAWAGVLTPGVDRVGRYFPFTIAEAIDGAELARRLADAQGWYDRLVALALSTLTQEFALDAFDAALRAESLFNGDRASTPWRLAIPDAADGGFATLLEQTVAMGHAVWWSDGSPAVPASARVSAGTTTGLQFASLLDVGTQEWDSVIDVISNPGAQQRHH